In Streptomyces violaceusniger Tu 4113, one DNA window encodes the following:
- a CDS encoding ketopantoate reductase family protein, which translates to MRIAVIGAGGVGGYFGARLAAAGDDVTFVARGRHLAAIREKGLTVRSPLGDLRVPSEAVVPSISDLDAPDLVMVAVKLWDTEDVARQLAPLAEGGAAVVSFQNGVQKDTVLRRHLPAGSVLGGVGYISAFIEEPGVVVHNGTLQRLVFGEYDRTESPRARAFLDRAVAAGIDAEISADIERTIWEKFVFLVGLSGTTSAVRQPIGVVRGDPGSRALLREVMHEVVAVGRAKGVALDPGFADDRLAFCDTLPAAMTSSMHNDLLRGNRLELGWLSGAVADLGAELDVATPRNRAIADILSPYALGDPAATGGADVSAAEAASR; encoded by the coding sequence ATGCGGATCGCGGTCATCGGCGCGGGTGGCGTCGGCGGATACTTCGGCGCGCGGCTCGCCGCCGCGGGTGACGACGTCACCTTCGTGGCACGGGGCCGCCATCTCGCGGCGATCCGGGAGAAGGGGCTGACGGTGCGCAGCCCGCTGGGCGATCTGCGGGTGCCGTCCGAGGCGGTGGTGCCGTCCATCTCCGACCTCGACGCCCCGGACCTCGTCATGGTGGCGGTGAAGCTGTGGGACACCGAGGACGTCGCCCGGCAACTGGCGCCCCTCGCCGAAGGCGGCGCCGCCGTCGTGTCGTTCCAGAACGGGGTCCAGAAGGACACGGTGCTGCGCCGCCATCTGCCGGCCGGGTCCGTCCTCGGCGGGGTCGGCTATATCTCGGCGTTCATCGAGGAGCCCGGGGTGGTGGTGCACAACGGCACGCTGCAGCGGCTGGTGTTCGGCGAGTACGACCGTACGGAGTCCCCGCGCGCCCGCGCTTTCCTCGACCGCGCTGTGGCGGCCGGTATCGACGCCGAGATCAGCGCGGACATCGAGCGCACCATCTGGGAGAAGTTCGTCTTCCTGGTGGGCCTTTCCGGGACGACGTCGGCGGTGCGGCAGCCGATCGGGGTGGTCCGCGGGGATCCCGGGTCGCGGGCCCTGCTGCGTGAGGTGATGCACGAGGTGGTCGCCGTGGGACGGGCCAAGGGGGTGGCCCTGGACCCCGGTTTCGCCGACGACCGGCTCGCCTTCTGCGACACGCTGCCCGCCGCGATGACGTCCTCCATGCACAACGACCTGCTGCGCGGCAACCGTCTCGAACTCGGCTGGCTCAGCGGGGCGGTGGCCGACCTCGGCGCCGAGCTGGACGTCGCGACCCCGCGCAACCGGGCCATCGCCGACATCCTCTCCCCCTACGCCCTGGGCGACCCGGCCGCGACCGGCGGCGCGGATGTCAGCGCAGCAGAGGCAGCTTCCCGATGA
- a CDS encoding DUF2000 domain-containing protein — MSVPQLTDEDVRTDQSTRQAKLKWVIVVAEELPAGRAVNAAACMAAAVGRAMPELLGPDGRDGSGAGHPGLPWAGCSILVAGPETLRELRAKAAGKDDIFLVNMPGQAQTSRVYDEYLDSLAGTKTEDLDYLALSLVGPRNRVSKLIGKLPLLR, encoded by the coding sequence GTGTCCGTTCCCCAGCTGACCGACGAGGATGTCCGCACCGATCAGTCCACCCGGCAGGCGAAGCTGAAGTGGGTGATCGTCGTGGCCGAGGAACTGCCGGCGGGCCGGGCGGTGAACGCCGCCGCCTGCATGGCCGCCGCCGTCGGCCGGGCGATGCCGGAGCTGCTGGGGCCGGACGGCCGGGACGGGTCCGGCGCCGGCCACCCGGGGCTGCCGTGGGCCGGCTGCTCGATCCTGGTCGCCGGCCCCGAGACGCTGCGCGAGCTGCGCGCGAAGGCCGCCGGGAAGGACGACATCTTCCTCGTCAACATGCCCGGGCAGGCCCAGACGTCACGGGTCTACGACGAGTACCTCGACAGCCTGGCCGGTACCAAGACCGAGGACCTCGACTATCTCGCGCTCAGCCTCGTCGGCCCGCGGAACAGGGTGAGCAAGCTCATCGGGAAGCTGCCTCTGCTGCGCTGA
- a CDS encoding amino acid synthesis family protein, with translation MAEARLRKVVTVADELMLELGRPVAVPVRRVAAAAVIHNPWAGGGVVADLGPEVERIAPGLARLLTGRISEALGGVDRIESFGKAAIVGLDGEIEHGGALIHTPFFGNVFRELTEGTSIIVFSDDRLPAGEPLTVPLWHKTAAATRSHYQTCQIRIPDAPRPDEIVVIAAGASGPRPNARIGDRATDPLIRLADLDDLETAT, from the coding sequence ATGGCTGAGGCGCGGCTGCGCAAGGTCGTCACCGTCGCCGATGAGCTGATGCTGGAGCTCGGCCGCCCGGTCGCGGTGCCGGTGCGCCGGGTCGCGGCGGCCGCGGTGATCCACAACCCCTGGGCCGGTGGCGGCGTCGTCGCCGATCTGGGGCCCGAGGTCGAGCGGATCGCACCGGGGCTGGCCCGGCTGCTCACCGGCCGGATCAGCGAGGCGCTGGGCGGGGTCGACCGGATCGAGTCCTTCGGCAAGGCCGCGATCGTGGGGCTCGACGGGGAGATCGAGCACGGCGGCGCGCTGATCCACACCCCCTTCTTCGGCAATGTCTTCCGCGAGCTGACCGAGGGCACCTCGATCATCGTCTTCAGCGACGACCGGCTTCCGGCCGGTGAGCCGCTGACCGTGCCGCTGTGGCACAAGACCGCGGCCGCGACCCGCTCGCACTACCAGACCTGCCAGATCCGCATCCCCGACGCGCCCCGCCCGGACGAGATCGTCGTCATCGCGGCCGGGGCGTCCGGCCCCCGCCCGAACGCCCGGATCGGGGACCGCGCCACCGACCCCCTCATCCGCCTCGCCGATCTGGACGACCTGGAGACTGCGACGTGA
- a CDS encoding purine-cytosine permease family protein, translated as MTHDDTAPVYGSAVTKVEPFGVDHIPDNERHGKPSSQFFVWFAAGLNFPIILLGFSAVGLGLSFGGAVAAIVAGAGLGSLLMAVMSRMGVRLGVPQQIQARGPLGFFGNFLPVAYINVFAGVGWAAVTVILGGKAIAELTHLPFWVCGLTLTLVELVVSIYGYNMINFLQRVLTYVLTPLFVMITVVALVRGAGTFGADPKAPDYVGSTGGWITFGGWFLSFLVAWAPFASDYSRYLPDSPRVVRRTAWYTGLGNFVTICWLGILGVLLGSNASSTDSITALHELTGPFAIPALIAIGLSALAQNFLNVYGGAISVQTLKVPVTRTQAVTLICALAYGISLWGHSGIEDKFSVFLNLTAYFIAPFATVLLLDYHLGGRSDPSRIAELYDRGRVLSWGFVAWAGGVVASVPFWQSDLYTGAFASAYPHAGDLSMFVAAAAAAVLYLLTYRLRPLWTRDVPATPGPRPEKTAAVAGS; from the coding sequence ATGACCCACGACGACACGGCGCCGGTGTACGGCAGCGCGGTCACCAAGGTGGAGCCCTTCGGGGTCGACCACATCCCCGACAACGAGCGGCACGGCAAACCCAGTTCGCAGTTCTTCGTCTGGTTCGCCGCCGGTCTCAACTTCCCCATCATCCTGCTCGGGTTCAGCGCGGTCGGGCTCGGTCTCAGCTTCGGCGGCGCCGTCGCCGCGATCGTGGCCGGCGCGGGTCTCGGCTCGCTGCTGATGGCCGTGATGTCCCGGATGGGCGTACGGCTGGGGGTGCCCCAGCAGATCCAGGCGCGTGGTCCGCTCGGCTTCTTCGGCAACTTCCTGCCGGTGGCGTACATCAATGTGTTCGCCGGGGTCGGCTGGGCGGCCGTCACCGTGATCCTCGGCGGCAAGGCCATCGCCGAGCTGACCCATCTGCCCTTCTGGGTCTGTGGGTTGACGCTCACCCTGGTCGAGCTGGTGGTGTCCATCTACGGCTACAACATGATCAATTTCCTGCAGCGGGTGCTGACCTATGTGCTCACCCCGCTGTTCGTCATGATCACGGTGGTGGCCCTGGTGCGGGGCGCGGGCACCTTCGGCGCCGATCCGAAGGCACCGGACTACGTGGGCTCCACCGGTGGCTGGATCACCTTCGGCGGCTGGTTCCTCTCCTTCCTCGTCGCCTGGGCGCCGTTCGCCTCGGACTACTCGCGCTATCTGCCCGACTCGCCACGCGTGGTGCGCCGCACCGCCTGGTACACCGGGCTCGGCAACTTCGTCACCATCTGCTGGCTCGGCATCCTCGGTGTGCTCCTCGGCTCCAACGCCTCCAGCACCGACTCCATCACCGCCCTGCACGAGCTGACCGGGCCGTTCGCCATCCCCGCCCTGATCGCCATCGGGCTCTCGGCGCTCGCGCAGAACTTCCTCAACGTCTACGGCGGCGCGATCTCCGTCCAGACGCTGAAGGTGCCGGTCACCCGGACCCAGGCCGTCACCCTCATCTGCGCGCTGGCGTACGGGATCAGCCTGTGGGGACACTCCGGGATCGAGGACAAGTTCTCGGTGTTCCTCAACCTCACCGCGTACTTCATCGCGCCGTTCGCCACCGTGCTGCTGCTCGACTACCACCTGGGCGGCCGCTCCGACCCCAGCCGGATCGCGGAGCTTTACGACCGTGGACGGGTGCTCTCCTGGGGCTTCGTCGCCTGGGCCGGCGGGGTGGTGGCCTCGGTGCCGTTCTGGCAATCCGACCTGTACACCGGGGCGTTCGCCTCGGCGTATCCGCACGCGGGCGATCTGAGCATGTTCGTCGCCGCGGCCGCCGCCGCGGTGCTCTATCTGCTGACCTACCGGCTGCGGCCGCTGTGGACGCGCGATGTCCCCGCCACGCCCGGGCCCCGGCCGGAGAAGACGGCGGCGGTGGCGGGCTCCTGA
- a CDS encoding flavin reductase, with amino-acid sequence MTHTLDRTARIRSTWQAVWDQGQVDALDQLLSPGYVRRRGPAAAAQDREQFKESVRAIRRAFPDLHTEIEEIVEEGESLAIRWRSTGSHTGDFLGVPATGRPVEVSGATFTRFDHGVVSEEWVTWDPRQLLEALGIITTTQRAAVDADLVRGVHRKFITGVTVVTCQDDGKPRGLAVNAFASISLDPPMVLVCVQRTSTTHPALHRAGHLGINILAAGQLDVAKTFASKADDKFAGLAWTPGEFGAPLIDGSCAQLEVEIGERLEAGSHTVFTGRVVSARHAELAPLVYSGGGFFDISQTAPLPW; translated from the coding sequence ATGACGCACACTCTTGACCGCACCGCCCGCATCCGCTCCACCTGGCAGGCCGTCTGGGACCAGGGCCAGGTCGACGCGCTCGACCAGTTGCTCAGCCCCGGCTATGTACGCCGACGCGGTCCCGCCGCGGCCGCCCAGGACCGAGAGCAGTTCAAGGAGTCGGTCCGCGCCATCCGCCGGGCCTTTCCCGATCTCCATACCGAAATCGAGGAGATCGTCGAGGAGGGTGAATCGCTGGCGATCCGCTGGCGCAGCACCGGCAGTCACACCGGCGACTTCCTCGGCGTGCCGGCCACCGGCAGGCCGGTCGAAGTCTCCGGCGCCACCTTCACCCGCTTCGACCACGGTGTGGTCAGCGAGGAGTGGGTGACCTGGGATCCCCGGCAGTTGCTGGAGGCGCTCGGGATCATCACCACCACCCAGCGAGCGGCAGTCGACGCCGATCTGGTCCGTGGGGTGCACCGTAAGTTCATCACCGGTGTCACCGTCGTGACCTGCCAGGACGACGGCAAGCCCCGAGGTCTCGCGGTGAACGCGTTCGCCAGCATCTCGCTGGATCCGCCGATGGTGCTGGTCTGCGTGCAGCGCACCTCCACCACCCACCCCGCGCTGCACCGGGCCGGCCATCTGGGGATCAACATCCTCGCCGCCGGCCAGCTCGACGTGGCCAAGACCTTCGCCTCCAAGGCGGACGACAAGTTCGCCGGGCTTGCCTGGACCCCAGGGGAGTTCGGTGCCCCGCTGATCGACGGGTCCTGCGCCCAGCTCGAGGTGGAGATCGGCGAGCGGCTGGAGGCCGGCAGCCACACCGTCTTCACCGGCCGGGTGGTCTCCGCCCGCCATGCGGAGCTGGCCCCGCTCGTCTACAGCGGCGGCGGTTTCTTCGACATCTCGCAGACCGCGCCGCTGCCGTGGTGA
- a CDS encoding Lrp/AsnC family transcriptional regulator has protein sequence MELDALDRALLRELQNDARQTNRELAQRTGVSPSTSLERVRALRERGIISGYHAAVDLEAVGRPVQALISVRIRPPSRPVIEGFREWAAQLPETIGLFVTSGAHDFLIHVAVPDTNGLYAFVIDRLTERREVADVQSTMVYEHAQSRCIDPAPAERPASSRRRR, from the coding sequence GTGGAACTTGATGCACTCGACCGCGCTCTTCTGCGGGAGCTGCAGAACGATGCACGCCAGACCAATCGCGAGCTGGCCCAGCGGACGGGGGTCTCGCCGTCGACCTCCCTGGAGCGGGTCCGGGCGCTGCGGGAGCGCGGCATCATCAGCGGCTATCACGCCGCCGTCGATCTGGAGGCGGTCGGCCGCCCCGTCCAGGCGCTGATCTCGGTGCGGATCCGCCCGCCGTCCCGGCCGGTCATCGAGGGCTTCCGGGAATGGGCCGCCCAGCTACCGGAGACCATCGGCCTGTTCGTCACCTCCGGCGCCCATGACTTCCTCATCCATGTGGCGGTGCCGGACACCAATGGGCTGTACGCGTTCGTCATCGACCGCCTCACCGAGCGCCGCGAGGTGGCGGATGTGCAGAGCACGATGGTCTACGAACACGCCCAGTCGCGCTGTATCGACCCCGCCCCCGCCGAGCGCCCGGCGTCCTCCCGCCGGAGGCGGTAG
- a CDS encoding aldehyde dehydrogenase — protein sequence MNPLPRHDHYIAGEWTAPADGGYFASVNPATAEPWYEVARGTAADVDRAVGAARTAFEDPRWRDLSQTRRGRLLRNLGDLIGEHAERLARTETLDNGKLLREMRAQLAGLPEYFYYYAGLADKIQGEVIPGAGRELLNYTLREPVGVVGAITPWNSPLLLTATKLAPALAAGNTVVVKPSEHTSASLLALAPLFEEAGFPPGVVNVVTGYGAEAGAPLTEHEAVAKVTFTGSSGTGRRIARTCADRLIGCTLELGGKSPNIIFPDADLGSAAMGVIAGIFAAAGQTCVAGSRVLVHREAYDEVLERVTARAATIRVGDPLEETTELGPLALAEQLEKVESYVELGQAEGGKVVCGGRRPETGLDGYFYSPTVFTGTDNGMRICQEEIFGPVATVMPFGSEEEALAIANDSAYGLAAGVWTRDVNRVHRMAARLEAGTVWANTYRSMSPMSPRAGFKTSGMGTEHGTEVIREYTRLKSVWINISEEPAGDPFILKS from the coding sequence ATGAACCCTCTGCCGCGCCATGACCACTACATCGCGGGCGAGTGGACCGCCCCCGCCGACGGCGGCTACTTCGCCAGCGTCAACCCGGCCACCGCCGAACCCTGGTACGAGGTGGCGCGCGGCACCGCCGCCGATGTGGACCGTGCGGTGGGCGCCGCCCGTACCGCCTTCGAGGATCCGCGCTGGCGCGATCTGAGCCAGACCCGGCGCGGGCGGCTGCTGCGGAACCTCGGCGATCTGATCGGTGAGCACGCAGAGCGGCTGGCCCGTACCGAGACCCTCGACAACGGCAAGCTGCTGCGGGAGATGCGGGCCCAACTCGCCGGGCTGCCCGAGTACTTCTACTACTACGCGGGACTCGCCGACAAGATCCAGGGCGAGGTGATCCCCGGGGCCGGCCGCGAGCTGCTCAACTACACCCTGCGCGAACCGGTGGGCGTGGTCGGCGCCATCACCCCCTGGAACTCCCCGCTGCTGCTCACCGCCACCAAGCTGGCCCCGGCCCTGGCCGCGGGGAACACGGTGGTGGTCAAGCCCTCGGAACACACCTCGGCCTCGCTGCTGGCGCTCGCACCGCTCTTCGAAGAGGCGGGATTCCCGCCGGGAGTGGTCAATGTGGTCACGGGGTACGGCGCGGAGGCGGGCGCGCCGCTGACCGAGCACGAGGCCGTGGCCAAGGTGACCTTCACCGGCTCCAGCGGGACCGGCCGCCGGATCGCCCGTACCTGCGCCGACCGGCTGATCGGCTGCACGCTGGAGCTGGGCGGTAAGTCGCCCAACATCATCTTCCCGGACGCCGATCTGGGGTCGGCCGCCATGGGGGTGATCGCGGGCATCTTCGCGGCCGCGGGCCAGACCTGTGTGGCGGGGAGCCGGGTGCTGGTCCACCGGGAGGCGTACGACGAGGTCCTGGAGCGGGTGACGGCGCGGGCGGCCACGATCCGCGTCGGCGATCCGCTGGAGGAGACCACCGAGCTCGGCCCGCTCGCCCTCGCCGAGCAACTGGAGAAGGTCGAGTCGTATGTCGAGCTGGGGCAGGCCGAGGGCGGAAAGGTGGTCTGCGGCGGCAGGCGGCCGGAAACGGGCCTCGACGGGTACTTCTACTCCCCCACCGTCTTCACCGGCACCGACAACGGGATGCGGATCTGCCAGGAGGAGATCTTCGGGCCGGTCGCGACCGTCATGCCCTTCGGCTCCGAGGAGGAGGCCCTGGCGATCGCCAATGACTCCGCGTACGGCCTGGCGGCGGGTGTGTGGACCCGGGATGTGAACCGGGTGCACCGGATGGCCGCCCGGCTGGAGGCCGGGACGGTGTGGGCCAACACCTATCGCTCGATGTCGCCGATGTCGCCGCGGGCCGGGTTCAAGACCAGCGGGATGGGGACCGAGCACGGCACGGAGGTGATCCGGGAGTACACCCGGCTGAAGAGCGTCTGGATCAACATCAGTGAGGAGCCCGCCGGGGATCCCTTCATCCTGAAGTCCTGA
- a CDS encoding alpha/beta fold hydrolase: MDAVRAPDGAPGAGAPGGPAPAGARAPVALAHESHGTGAPMVLLHGVGLDRRMWDRCLPALAARHRVTLVDLRGHGASPAAAAGVSLAELAEDVAELLSGPAHIVGFSLGALVAQRLGLDRPDLTASLTLVSSVAGRSEEEREAVARRQELAAEDFGASAWAAVDRWFSPAWRAQDPDLAQRVLDTLLANDRASYLACYRVFATADTGLWRWLPRIAAPTVAVTGERDPGSTPAMSQRLAGRIPGGRAVILPGARHLLPLECPQELADVILTHTGAHTGSHPGSHSGSHPGAQTGSRPGAQTGTDTGAHTGQESHRS, translated from the coding sequence ATGGACGCGGTGCGGGCTCCCGACGGGGCACCGGGGGCGGGCGCTCCCGGCGGGCCGGCCCCGGCGGGGGCCCGGGCACCGGTGGCGCTCGCCCATGAGTCCCATGGCACGGGAGCGCCCATGGTGCTGCTGCACGGCGTGGGCCTCGACCGCCGCATGTGGGACCGCTGTCTGCCCGCGCTGGCCGCCCGGCACCGCGTGACGCTGGTCGATCTGCGTGGCCACGGCGCCTCCCCGGCCGCGGCGGCCGGGGTGTCCCTCGCCGAGCTGGCCGAGGATGTCGCGGAGCTGCTGAGCGGACCCGCGCATATCGTCGGCTTCTCGCTCGGGGCCCTGGTCGCCCAGCGGCTGGGGCTGGACCGGCCGGACCTCACCGCCTCGCTCACCCTGGTCAGCTCGGTCGCGGGCCGGTCGGAGGAGGAACGGGAGGCGGTGGCCCGCCGCCAGGAGCTGGCCGCCGAGGACTTCGGGGCGTCCGCGTGGGCGGCGGTCGACCGCTGGTTCTCGCCCGCCTGGCGGGCCCAGGACCCCGATCTGGCGCAGCGGGTGCTCGACACGCTGCTGGCCAACGACCGGGCCTCCTACCTCGCGTGTTACCGGGTCTTCGCGACGGCCGACACCGGGCTGTGGCGGTGGCTGCCCCGCATCGCCGCGCCCACCGTGGCGGTGACCGGCGAGCGTGACCCCGGCTCGACCCCGGCCATGTCGCAGCGGCTGGCGGGGCGGATCCCCGGCGGCCGGGCGGTGATCTTGCCGGGCGCCCGCCATCTGCTGCCGCTGGAGTGCCCCCAGGAACTCGCCGACGTGATCCTCACCCACACCGGAGCCCACACCGGATCCCACCCCGGATCCCACTCCGGATCCCACCCCGGAGCTCAGACCGGATCCCGCCCCGGAGCTCAGACCGGAACCGACACCGGAGCCCACACCGGACAGGAGTCCCACCGCTCATGA
- a CDS encoding helix-turn-helix domain-containing protein gives MAAEAGDDDKALERIIAVRAREYRQAAGASVGGMAQRVGISKAMLSKIENAQTACSLTTLSRLARGLGVPVTALFRGMDDEREAVFVPAGHGARIVRRGTRIGHEYALLGALRGSNKRMEALEVTLTESSEVFPLFQHGGTELIYMLEGVMVYGHGKSSYTLGAGDALQFDGEAPHGPEKLITLPIRFLTVTAFGDTPHH, from the coding sequence ATGGCGGCAGAAGCGGGGGACGACGACAAGGCGCTGGAGCGGATCATCGCGGTCCGGGCGCGGGAGTACCGGCAGGCGGCCGGGGCGTCGGTCGGTGGGATGGCCCAGCGGGTGGGCATCTCCAAGGCCATGCTGTCCAAGATCGAGAACGCCCAGACCGCCTGCAGCCTCACCACCCTCTCCCGGCTCGCGCGCGGCCTGGGCGTGCCCGTCACCGCGCTTTTCCGCGGGATGGACGACGAGCGCGAGGCGGTCTTCGTCCCGGCCGGCCACGGCGCCCGCATCGTGCGCCGCGGCACCCGGATCGGCCATGAGTACGCCCTGCTCGGAGCCCTGCGCGGCAGCAACAAGCGGATGGAGGCGCTGGAGGTCACCCTCACCGAGTCCAGCGAGGTGTTCCCGCTCTTCCAGCACGGCGGCACCGAGCTGATCTACATGCTCGAGGGCGTCATGGTCTACGGCCACGGCAAGTCCAGCTACACGCTGGGGGCCGGTGACGCGCTTCAGTTCGACGGCGAGGCGCCGCACGGCCCGGAGAAGCTGATCACCCTGCCCATACGGTTCCTGACCGTGACGGCCTTCGGCGACACCCCGCACCACTGA
- a CDS encoding amino acid synthesis family protein has protein sequence MNIRKIITFTEDIHSEGGRPVDPPARTAVVLAVIENPWAGQGFVADLLPGIDEAAPKLGELLAPRVVEALDAPVEAYGKAAIVGLDGEIEHGSALIHTLKFGDHFRRAANATTLLPAVEKRAAAGTVFDIPLKHITDATIRSHHQSIEVRVADGPRADEIVIGLAAAAQGRPQARLAPLSTER, from the coding sequence GTGAACATTCGCAAGATCATCACCTTCACCGAGGACATCCACAGCGAGGGCGGCCGCCCGGTGGACCCGCCGGCCCGTACGGCGGTGGTGCTCGCCGTCATCGAGAACCCCTGGGCCGGTCAGGGCTTTGTGGCGGATCTGCTGCCCGGGATCGACGAGGCGGCGCCGAAGCTGGGCGAGTTGCTGGCGCCCCGCGTGGTCGAGGCGCTGGACGCGCCGGTGGAGGCGTACGGCAAGGCCGCGATCGTGGGGCTCGACGGGGAGATCGAACACGGCTCCGCGCTGATCCACACCCTGAAGTTCGGCGACCACTTCCGCCGGGCGGCGAACGCGACCACTCTGCTGCCGGCCGTGGAGAAGCGGGCCGCCGCGGGGACGGTCTTCGACATTCCGCTCAAGCACATCACCGACGCCACCATCCGCTCGCACCACCAGAGCATCGAGGTCCGGGTGGCGGACGGACCGCGCGCCGACGAGATCGTCATCGGGCTCGCGGCGGCCGCCCAGGGCCGCCCACAGGCCCGGCTGGCCCCGCTGTCGACGGAGCGGTGA
- a CDS encoding CGNR zinc finger domain-containing protein: MDSSTEPAPRPRVTARLRALRFDAGSLALNLVATLGRRTSAPIERLGTLDRLREWCDGVGLRLHDEAVTDELLTELWTLREAAYDVVAAVVHGRSPSGVSVALVNDRARLAPPQPLLVATGTGVGVDGADRPLSGRELQSVVVRDLIAVLGDPERRGALRMCDASLCTMVYLDHTPGGRRRWCSMRLCGNSAKAAKHRERRAAAAPARS; this comes from the coding sequence ATGGATTCCTCGACGGAGCCGGCCCCGCGGCCGCGGGTGACCGCCCGGCTGCGGGCACTGCGTTTCGACGCCGGCAGCCTCGCCCTGAATCTCGTCGCGACCCTCGGGCGGCGCACCAGCGCCCCGATCGAGCGCCTCGGCACCCTCGACCGGCTGCGGGAGTGGTGCGACGGAGTCGGGCTGCGGCTCCACGACGAGGCCGTCACCGATGAACTCCTCACCGAGCTGTGGACGCTGCGCGAGGCGGCGTATGACGTGGTGGCGGCGGTCGTCCACGGCCGGTCCCCGTCGGGCGTGTCCGTGGCGCTGGTCAACGACCGGGCGCGCCTCGCCCCGCCGCAGCCGCTGCTGGTAGCCACCGGCACCGGGGTCGGGGTCGACGGCGCCGATCGCCCGCTGTCCGGGCGGGAGCTGCAGTCGGTCGTCGTCCGCGACCTCATCGCGGTCCTCGGAGACCCGGAGCGGCGCGGGGCGCTGCGGATGTGCGACGCCTCGCTGTGCACGATGGTCTACCTCGACCACACGCCGGGCGGACGGCGCCGATGGTGCTCCATGCGGCTGTGCGGCAACAGCGCCAAGGCCGCGAAACACCGCGAGCGGCGGGCCGCCGCCGCCCCGGCCCGCTCCTGA
- a CDS encoding LLM class flavin-dependent oxidoreductase, whose translation MAQREPEEQDGRCMRFSIFHNLGAPGRLGEYADVMAEAREFAVTADRAGFWSTWYTEHHFGHEAIEITPNPVLMGADIAARTTDIRIGQAASIATFWHPLRLAEDIAMLDQLSGGRVEVGLGRGLYGREALNLNALADPRDQEQNRALYDETVEVLRKAWSGEFFSHQGRFYEFPAPGVKWNHPLSPATPDYTEAGVITKMQVTPFPLQRPHPPLWQVIDSPRSIKAAAADGVQGLFWLPPVSALKERFELYRDTASQAAGREYALGEGIGLVRDVYVADTMEQARAECEEALMTTYRWIMHWRGLGNLMEAGEELTDAHELSFDFLQRRNLLVGTPEYVSEKIAELRDEVGLEHLLLWTTHPGLPHRNAMRSLELFAEKVMPQFTTGGGHG comes from the coding sequence ATGGCACAGCGTGAGCCGGAAGAACAGGACGGACGCTGCATGCGCTTTTCGATATTTCACAACCTCGGTGCCCCGGGCCGCCTCGGCGAGTACGCCGACGTCATGGCGGAGGCCCGGGAGTTCGCGGTCACCGCGGACCGGGCGGGCTTCTGGTCCACGTGGTACACCGAGCACCACTTCGGGCACGAGGCGATCGAGATCACCCCGAACCCGGTGCTGATGGGGGCGGACATCGCCGCCCGTACGACGGATATCCGGATCGGCCAGGCGGCCTCCATCGCCACCTTCTGGCATCCGCTGCGGCTCGCCGAGGACATCGCGATGCTCGACCAGCTCTCGGGGGGCCGGGTCGAGGTCGGTCTCGGCCGGGGGCTGTACGGCCGCGAGGCGCTCAACCTCAACGCCCTGGCCGATCCGCGCGACCAGGAACAGAACCGCGCGCTGTACGACGAGACCGTGGAGGTCCTGCGCAAGGCGTGGAGCGGCGAGTTCTTCTCGCACCAGGGCCGTTTCTACGAGTTCCCCGCCCCCGGGGTGAAGTGGAACCACCCGCTCTCCCCCGCCACCCCGGACTACACCGAGGCCGGTGTCATCACGAAGATGCAGGTCACGCCGTTTCCGTTGCAGCGGCCGCATCCTCCGCTGTGGCAGGTCATCGACAGCCCCCGCTCGATCAAGGCCGCGGCGGCAGACGGCGTCCAGGGGCTCTTCTGGCTGCCGCCGGTCTCCGCGCTCAAGGAGCGGTTCGAGCTCTACCGGGACACCGCGAGCCAGGCGGCGGGCCGCGAGTACGCGCTGGGCGAGGGCATCGGCCTGGTGCGCGATGTGTATGTCGCCGACACCATGGAGCAGGCGCGCGCCGAATGCGAAGAGGCGCTGATGACCACCTACCGGTGGATCATGCACTGGCGGGGGCTGGGCAACCTCATGGAGGCGGGCGAGGAGCTCACCGACGCCCATGAGCTGTCCTTCGACTTCCTCCAGCGGCGCAATCTGCTGGTCGGCACCCCCGAGTACGTCTCGGAGAAGATCGCCGAGCTGCGCGACGAGGTGGGTCTGGAGCATCTGCTGCTGTGGACCACCCACCCCGGTCTGCCGCACCGCAACGCGATGCGCAGCCTGGAGCTGTTCGCCGAGAAGGTCATGCCGCAGTTCACCACCGGCGGCGGTCATGGCTGA